A stretch of the Nitratireductor thuwali genome encodes the following:
- the glmS gene encoding glutamine--fructose-6-phosphate transaminase (isomerizing) translates to MCGIVGIVGHSPVAPLIVDALKRLEYRGYDSAGVATIADGVLGRRRAEGKLVNLERRLDREPLDGLIGIGHTRWATHGVPNETNAHPHFSDNVAIVHNGIIENFSELRDELKADGYAFASQTDTEVVAHLIAREMKHGAKPEEAAFAALKRLQGAFALAIMFSGDEDLIVGARSGPPLAVGHGEGEMFVGSDAIALAPFTDAITYLEDGDWVVVRRSGAEIFDMTGARVERKRQQSIGTSLLVDKGNHRHFMEKEIHEQPEVISHTLAHYLDFAQGGIRELEMPFDFAAIDRLSVSACGTAYLAGLIGKYWFERYARLPVDIDIASEFRYREMPLSPMSAALFVSQSGETADTLASLRYCKSAGVPIGSIVNVRDSTIARESDGIFPTLAGPEIGVASTKAFTCQLSIFAALAVRAAIERKTVSAEESARLVRALSEAPRFASLALKVEERIEEIARELAQVHHVLYLGRDTNYPLAMEGALKLKEISYIHAEGYAAGELKHGPIALIDKQMPVIVIAPHDRIFDKTVSNMQEVAARGGRIILITDSEGAARASLDGIQTIIMPTVPEFIAPIIYAIPVQMLAYHTAVVMGTDVDQPRNLAKSVTVE, encoded by the coding sequence ATGTGTGGAATTGTCGGCATTGTGGGACATTCGCCGGTCGCACCGCTTATCGTGGACGCGCTGAAACGGCTGGAGTACCGTGGCTACGATTCGGCCGGGGTGGCGACGATCGCCGACGGCGTCCTGGGGCGAAGGCGCGCCGAGGGCAAGCTCGTCAATCTTGAAAGGCGGCTCGACAGAGAGCCGCTCGATGGGCTCATCGGCATCGGCCACACCCGCTGGGCCACCCATGGCGTTCCCAACGAGACCAACGCCCACCCCCATTTTTCCGACAATGTCGCCATCGTTCACAACGGCATCATCGAGAATTTCTCTGAGCTCCGCGATGAGTTGAAAGCGGATGGCTACGCGTTTGCTTCGCAAACCGATACCGAGGTGGTTGCCCATCTGATCGCGCGTGAGATGAAGCATGGCGCCAAACCCGAGGAAGCGGCCTTCGCGGCGCTGAAGCGCCTCCAAGGCGCTTTCGCGCTGGCGATCATGTTCTCCGGCGACGAAGACCTGATCGTTGGCGCGCGCAGCGGCCCGCCACTGGCGGTGGGCCACGGGGAGGGCGAAATGTTCGTGGGCTCCGACGCCATCGCGCTTGCTCCCTTCACCGACGCCATCACCTATCTGGAGGATGGCGACTGGGTAGTGGTGCGCCGTTCGGGCGCCGAGATATTCGACATGACGGGTGCGCGCGTCGAACGCAAGCGCCAGCAGAGCATCGGCACCAGCCTGCTTGTCGACAAGGGCAATCACCGGCATTTCATGGAAAAGGAAATCCACGAGCAGCCGGAGGTGATCTCCCACACGCTGGCCCATTATCTTGACTTCGCCCAGGGCGGCATCAGGGAACTCGAGATGCCGTTCGACTTCGCCGCAATCGACCGCCTGTCCGTTTCGGCCTGCGGCACGGCCTATCTGGCGGGCCTGATCGGAAAATACTGGTTCGAGCGCTATGCAAGGCTGCCGGTCGACATCGATATCGCCTCGGAATTCCGCTACCGAGAGATGCCGTTGTCGCCGATGAGCGCTGCGCTTTTCGTCTCGCAATCCGGCGAGACGGCCGACACGCTCGCCTCGCTCCGCTATTGCAAGAGCGCCGGCGTCCCGATCGGCTCCATCGTCAATGTCCGCGATTCGACCATCGCGCGGGAAAGCGACGGCATCTTTCCGACGCTGGCGGGCCCGGAAATCGGAGTAGCCTCGACCAAGGCCTTCACATGCCAGCTTTCCATCTTCGCCGCGCTTGCCGTGCGCGCCGCGATTGAGCGCAAAACAGTTTCCGCGGAGGAGAGCGCGCGCCTGGTACGGGCGCTTTCGGAGGCGCCGCGTTTCGCCTCGCTCGCGCTCAAGGTGGAAGAGCGCATCGAAGAGATCGCGCGCGAACTGGCCCAGGTGCACCACGTTCTCTATCTGGGACGCGACACGAACTATCCGCTGGCGATGGAAGGTGCGCTGAAGCTCAAGGAGATTTCCTACATCCATGCCGAGGGCTATGCGGCGGGCGAGTTAAAGCACGGGCCCATCGCGCTTATCGACAAGCAGATGCCGGTCATCGTGATCGCGCCCCACGACCGCATCTTCGACAAGACGGTGTCCAACATGCAGGAGGTCGCGGCGCGCGGCGGCCGGATCATTCTCATCACGGATTCGGAGGGGGCGGCGCGCGCCTCGCTCGACGGAATCCAGACGATCATCATGCCCACGGTGCCCGAGTTCATCGCGCCCATCATATACGCGATCCCGGTGCAGATGCTGGCCTACCATACGGCGGTCGTGATGGGCACGGATGTCGATCAGCCCCGCAACCTGGCGAAGTCGGTGACGGTGGAATAA